The DNA region TTTCCCTCTTTCCCTCCTCATCCCCCCGCCTCCGCTACCTTCCTCTCTACCTCATCATCCTCTCCCTTCTTATTGCCTCTGCCCACCAAGCCTTCATCTCTTTCGACTCAGACCCACTCCTCAAGGGCCGCACCCCTGTCCATCGCTTCACTTCCCTCCACTCTTCTGCCCTTCTCCTTTGCTTtctcctcctctctctctccctcctccTTTCTGACTCCACCTCCCTCCTCCCCCTACCCCCTGAAATCTTCTTTGTCATCGCCTCTGCCCTCTTCTTTCTATGCTTCTCTGCCTCATCTTCCTCTGCGTCTTTCCAGACCTCTGATCTGCAGGCCAAGTGTGACTCTGTCTCCGCCCGCATCTCTGCCATCTCCTCCCTCCTCTCCCTCACCCTCGCTTGCAATCCCAGACTCTTTGTAGCTGAACTTCTCTTTGCTGCCTCAATTTGCCTTCACGGCCTCTGGGTCCTTCAAACTGGTCTCTCCCTCTATGTTGATGCATTCATCCCCGAGGGCTGCCACAAGCTATTGGATGTTGTCAGTGGTGTTGAGGGCTCCACCAAGTGTGATTTGGAGGATTCCAAGCTAAGGGCCGCTGCCCTCCTTGATTTGGTCTTTGTTGTCTACGTCTTCTTTGTGCTGCTCATTTTAATGGTCGCTTACGCAGTTCTTGCCAGGGCCCTAGGCAGGCGATTTGgctcttacgaggccttacccaCATCTGCAAGCCCTGTGGATTCAAACCATATTCAGATGAAGGCCTTGGCTGGCACACAGGCTTAATCAGGATCTCTACCTTTATGGTTTTactgtttaagtattttttaaaaaggtaTCTGTTGCCGATGCACTCTTTGTTAACCAATATTTTATGATGGATGATCAGGGTAGTTTTTGAATGTTCTCCTCCCCCATCCCTACCCCAAGTCCTATTTTTTCTTGTTCATTTTTCATCTCCTGTAGCTTGCCATCTGTAAATTGTGTACTTTTATGagttacattttcattttcataatcGAACTCAGTGTCTGACCAGTCTCTGCAGTTAGAGAACTGCAACATTACTGATGTGTGATACAATTTGAAGTCTATATTATATGGATAAGACTTCATATCAAGATAACAACTTGACCATCTGACCTCCTTGCTACTAAGTGTATGAGATCTTATGTGTTTTTACCTGCTAACCAAGTGCCTTCTTAAGGAATTTAACCtgattatattttgaaattaccTGTCACTAGGTGATCTGTATTAGTTACCTATCAAACTTCTTGTGAACAAAAAAGAGGTCTTTATGTTTTCTTGCTGTGTTTTAACTCAGCATTTTATCTCAacttattacatatatatttgaatgTCATTTAGATTCTCTTTGTCTTGGATAAGGCTTGATTCCAGACAACAACTTATCCAATCTTCTTGTTAGTTGTTACTAAATATATGAGATCTTATGTGTGTTCTTACTTGTTTTCCTCTTGAGGAATTGTTTAACCTAATGTTATTTTGAATTACCTCTCACTAGTCTCTAGGTAATCTGTGTTAGTTTTCCTCTTAAACATCTTGCTATAATAGAAAAAGGAGGTCTGCATTTTTCTTCCGTGCTGTGTTTTTTGTATGATGGAACCTTTATAACTGCTACAACTTATATTTTATCGTGTTTGCAGTATCATGGAGTTCTGGACTGTTGCATCTTGATTCTGTGGTAATAGTACCATTTCCCTTTAATTTCAGAGTATGTCCAGACATTTAGGTAGTGGTATCCCGTATCCTGAGAAATGGCTTAGTACACCAAATACCCAAGTGGTTTATTGCTTTTGTATTAAACCCTGTTAAAGATATGCTTAATGCGCATTTTAGAAGATATTGTTTACAATGCTCCGAATAGAGTTTAAGAAGTTTAACGAATGTTGAGCGATTCTTTGTTTGGATTTGAGCTTGTGTGTTCTTGGGGTTGTATTTTGAGGTGGAGTTACCATCTGTACTCACCTAGGACAAATCTGGTTCTACCATTGCTTGTGGAACAGGTCTCAGTGCCCAAACTATGTTTGAAATTTTATGTGCTTTTTTCTTTCATGCTATCTTGATCATCTGTTTGCTGTATTGCCCAGTGTCTGTTCTCTTGTGACCTTGGATTGTACATTTGTACTTACATTTATCTTCTGAGCCATGGTGTGCCTGTCCAGAGGATTGGATATAGAAAAGGACTAACACAGCTGTGGTAAGCTATTGGCATACAATTTCTATATTGTGTAGTGGAAAGGATGGGGCTTGGCTTTATCCTTGAAGAGGAGAAAATATACTCGCATGTGTGTCAGTGTGTGTGCCTTTGGCCATAAAACTTTTTCTTGTAAAGAGTAAATCATCCTATCCATTGTAGCCATTGTGTgacctaaaaatttaaatctaGACTAGATGTCCACACTTGCAAGTAGCTTTGTCAAGCGTTCTAGAACTAATTGCATAAAAATTTGATTTGCAACTTTCATCTGTGTGCCCTTTTCCTCTATGTGGTTCCAAAAAGGGTGCAAAACAACATCTTGCTTTAGTTAGTATTGAATGTTCTTAGCAGAGTGGAAGCTGTAGACTATCAAATATAATGTGTTGTTTGAGTTAAGACTAACCACATTTGTGAATTTCCCTTCACATTATTATTTGTCtgttgatttgtttttaaaCCACTCGGTTTGTTTTCCAATGTTacttcatttttatatttgtgtTGAATGCATAGTAGTTGGAGAGCTAGGTTTATTTTCAATTGATAATGCGGGGGTTGTATTAATTCTGACTGCATACTCGTTTTCTATGAAATCATCCCGAGTTGCGCATGTACATGCCCTTGTCATTATGTGTTGTGAGCATACCAAGTGTTGAAATGAACTGCATTTACTTGTATTCTCTTCTTGCATAAGTAGTATTATAACCCTTGAAAATGGATCATTGGACAAATATGTTGCCTCAAGGTTGAATTGTTATTTTCTACTCTTGAAAATGAACTCTATCCTGTAGTGGTGGTTAGTTTAAGGATTCTTACTCATTCACATCTTAATTTTTGTTGAGTGTATAGGTACTATTGAATTTGAGCCAAAAACTAGCCATAGCCTATAGGTTTCTGTCTGACAGCACAAATGAAATGTGCAAACCAAACTATGTACACACTCTTTTAAGAATCGTAAATAAGTATGAAAAATAACCATCAGAACACTAACCTTCAACAATTGATCAATTTTCATTATATGCAAGAATTGCAAACCTTGAAATGTGGAGCAAAAATACAATGGCATGGGaaagataataattttttaatatgatgtcacttttgaaagtgagttGGAATTGGTGAGAGATTTTAACTCATGACTTTTGACATGTGGTTGGTTTTGAActtctaatattaaattaaagcatgtaTTCCATTTCAATTGAAAACATAAGCTAATAattgaattatacatttatgttttatatatgggaatgacactttttccccctatgttatgtgtaGTACTTTtccccccctgtgttattaaagtggtagttttctcctctcagttattttaaaagtggtagttttctcccctgtaatgttaaattgacatttttgcccttaaaaataactatttcatttatttttattctccaaccaattattactaatatgtatgaaagatcacggttcgatacgaacctaatcgaacactgtagcaattgaacttaaatagtatagacggttacgattcagaaccgaaaaaataaaataaaataatttttgaatttagactatttttaaataagtaataaaattataaaaataaataaataaataaataagttttgattggcggttcaaaattgaaattggtaccgaaccgtaccgatttatcaaaataagtgtttgatcattttcactatatatgactgtggttaagttccggttcacggttcaacaattatttaatattattttttcggttctgaatcgtaaccagaaccgtccatactatttctgTAGCGTTTGGTTAAGTTTGAACCGAATTGTGATCACACATAcatcatataagtaataatttgttggagaagaaaaataaatgaaataatcgtttttaagggtaacaatgtcaatttaacattttaaggGGAAAAattaccactttaataacacaggggaaaaaaagtgttatatgcacataacatagggcgaaaaaatgtcattttccctttatatattatatgtctaACAAGGATAGtcttatacattaattttatacaATTTAGCTCATATATATTACTCTGTAACATTGTACAATTTAGTTTTTCTACTTCAAAATTGatacaattattaaataaagaTAATTATTAACAAATGTAATATCAATTGttaaatcaataatattacaTTGTCACGTAAAAAAAGTATAAAGTGGCACAAgaagttatattttaattcctaaatggagtatttgttaaaattaatgTAAAAGCTTATTTAAAAGTACACCTAGCacttgtgaattgtgatgaGGTGTTTGATGCGGATGGTGGCATGAAGATTGGTGCTctaaataactaaattaataaaagttgGAATACAATAAATAGAGATTTTGAAATTGAATAAGGCCGTGAGATTTTGCATGTgtaattagaaaagagaaaaataagagtagatagaaaaaaaagaaagaaaaaa from Ipomoea triloba cultivar NCNSP0323 chromosome 6, ASM357664v1 includes:
- the LOC116023818 gene encoding uncharacterized protein LOC116023818 — its product is MGSFIYHVFSSSALFSLGLYHLISSTYTHLKSPREYSAKPFYHLSLFPSSSPRLRYLPLYLIILSLLIASAHQAFISFDSDPLLKGRTPVHRFTSLHSSALLLCFLLLSLSLLLSDSTSLLPLPPEIFFVIASALFFLCFSASSSSASFQTSDLQAKCDSVSARISAISSLLSLTLACNPRLFVAELLFAASICLHGLWVLQTGLSLYVDAFIPEGCHKLLDVVSGVEGSTKCDLEDSKLRAAALLDLVFVVYVFFVLLILMVAYAVLARALGRRFGSYEALPTSASPVDSNHIQMKALAGTQA